In Terriglobus sp. TAA 43, a single window of DNA contains:
- a CDS encoding hypothetical protein (catalyzes the formation of glycerone phosphate and D-glyceraldehyde 3-phosphate from D-fructose 1,6-bisphosphate in glycolysis) has protein sequence MQTPSSHENGIDQSLLSRLRYSRGLFAALDQSGGSTPAALTHYGIDTSQYSSEDKMFDLIHQMRLRIITSPKFDGDRVLAVILFAKTLSGQIGEQTIPEYLMGKHQIASFLKIDHGLEAVTDGVQLLKPIPDLQNTLSWGRNLGVVGTKMRTLIHDGTKQKVEEAVKQQFALAEEIYSSGLIPIVEIEVSTKLPNEVRERVERWLLDAMETALTDSSSSLRVFLKLTIPVVPELYTVLQQNPKVYRILALSGGFSRREACLRLSRNPGMVASFSRALLEDLRVGMSDKQWNDALDASINEVMDATRAE, from the coding sequence ATGCAGACGCCTAGTTCGCATGAAAATGGAATCGATCAGAGCCTTCTTTCCAGGCTGCGTTATTCCCGTGGATTATTTGCAGCGCTGGACCAGAGTGGTGGCTCAACGCCTGCTGCGCTGACGCACTATGGGATCGATACAAGCCAGTACAGCAGCGAAGACAAAATGTTCGACCTCATTCATCAGATGCGTCTGCGGATCATCACCTCGCCAAAGTTTGATGGGGATCGTGTCCTGGCCGTGATCCTGTTCGCCAAAACACTCTCGGGACAGATTGGAGAACAGACCATTCCGGAGTACCTGATGGGGAAACATCAGATCGCTTCGTTCTTGAAGATCGACCACGGTTTGGAAGCTGTAACGGATGGCGTGCAACTTTTGAAACCGATTCCAGATCTGCAGAACACTTTGTCCTGGGGGCGCAACCTTGGCGTTGTTGGAACGAAGATGCGCACGCTAATTCATGACGGAACAAAACAGAAAGTGGAAGAGGCCGTTAAGCAGCAGTTCGCGTTGGCTGAGGAGATCTACTCAAGCGGTTTGATTCCTATCGTGGAAATTGAAGTGTCCACGAAACTGCCAAATGAGGTCCGAGAGCGTGTGGAACGTTGGTTGCTCGATGCGATGGAGACCGCGCTCACTGATTCCAGTAGCAGCCTGCGTGTCTTTCTTAAACTCACGATCCCGGTTGTTCCAGAACTTTACACCGTACTGCAACAGAACCCGAAGGTATATCGGATCCTTGCACTGTCTGGCGGCTTCTCGAGGCGTGAGGCGTGCCTTCGTCTTTCGCGTAATCCGGGCATGGTTGCCAGCTTCTCTCGTGCACTGCTTGAGGACCTGCGTGTCGGCATGTCCGATAAGCAATGGAACGACGCCCTTGATGCTTCGATCAATGAAGTGATGGATGCGACGAGAGCCGAATAG
- a CDS encoding SDR family NAD(P)-dependent oxidoreductase produces the protein MSKVWLITGSSRGLGRAIADAVLKSGDRLIATARQVDTLNKLVQTYGDQVVPLTLDVGDSDAAQRAVAFAVEHFGSIDVLVNNAGYGTISSLEDMEIADFRAQIETNLLGTVYTTKAAIPFMRKQGRGHIIQFSSVGGRIGALGRTSYSAAKWGVEGFSEALAKEVAPLGINVTIVEPGGFRTDFAAEPIAAIQAAYESTIGVAARFQSDYHGKQPGDPMLAAKAVIEIASMDQPPLRLPLGSDAVKAIEQSDRERLTAIENWRYLSVSTDYSIEERK, from the coding sequence ATGAGTAAGGTCTGGCTGATCACGGGTAGTTCGCGAGGTCTTGGCCGCGCGATTGCGGATGCTGTGCTGAAGAGCGGAGACAGACTGATTGCCACTGCAAGGCAAGTAGATACTCTAAATAAATTGGTCCAGACATACGGCGACCAGGTGGTGCCGTTGACGCTTGATGTAGGAGATTCCGACGCAGCGCAACGAGCGGTCGCATTCGCCGTTGAGCACTTCGGCAGCATTGACGTGTTGGTCAATAACGCTGGCTACGGAACGATAAGCTCTCTGGAAGATATGGAGATCGCTGATTTTCGTGCTCAGATCGAGACCAACTTATTAGGCACGGTTTACACGACAAAAGCAGCGATTCCGTTTATGCGTAAGCAAGGACGCGGGCACATCATTCAGTTCTCATCTGTCGGTGGACGGATTGGGGCTCTTGGGAGGACGTCGTACTCTGCTGCTAAGTGGGGTGTCGAAGGATTCTCGGAGGCGCTCGCGAAAGAAGTGGCTCCATTGGGAATCAATGTGACTATCGTGGAACCGGGTGGTTTTCGAACGGATTTTGCCGCTGAACCAATAGCAGCGATTCAGGCTGCCTACGAATCGACAATCGGAGTGGCGGCTCGCTTTCAAAGTGACTACCACGGTAAACAACCGGGCGATCCGATGCTGGCTGCAAAGGCCGTGATTGAGATTGCAAGCATGGATCAGCCTCCACTAAGGCTTCCGCTGGGAAGCGATGCTGTTAAGGCGATCGAACAGAGCGACCGCGAAAGGCTGACTGCCATCGAGAATTGGCGATATCTGAGCGTCTCCACGGATTATTCGATTGAGGAGCGGAAATAG
- the miaB gene encoding tRNA (N6-isopentenyl adenosine(37)-C2)-methylthiotransferase MiaB translates to MTTPAKTFYIETFGCQMNAHDSEKVIGTLEHEGYSRVEDEEAADLILYNTCSIRDKAEQKVFHRLNEYKRMQGEGKKFAVLGCVAQQEGNKIFEKAPFVSLVSGSASYRNLPEMLVRLEAGEKRITGLDDRQTEETFDTEFTARSNPHRGYITIIEGCDKFCSYCVVPYTRGKERSRSSESILAEAKRMAEAGFTDIQLLGQNVNSYHDPLGKKSFADVLAMVGELSGVRRVRFTTSHPRDFTPDIVQVIDSMPTICDHVHLPVQSGSSTVLKAMQREYTRDWYLERIAWIKAAKRDISMTTDIIVGFPGETEDDFEETMSLLDVVGYDGVFAFQYSPRPNTPAVGMAETVSDEVKAARLQRLLEAQRERQRVSYERHLGQIVEVMVEGYNHQRGQVTGRTSQNKTLNFTTTLPILPAIGSYANVRVTKTFPNSLVGEAVSAA, encoded by the coding sequence ATGACTACCCCCGCGAAGACGTTCTATATCGAAACCTTTGGCTGCCAGATGAATGCCCACGACTCGGAAAAAGTCATTGGCACGCTGGAGCATGAAGGGTATTCGCGCGTGGAGGATGAGGAGGCGGCTGACCTCATCCTGTACAACACCTGTTCCATCCGCGACAAGGCCGAGCAGAAGGTCTTCCATCGCCTGAATGAATACAAACGCATGCAGGGCGAGGGCAAGAAGTTTGCCGTGCTGGGTTGCGTGGCGCAGCAGGAAGGCAACAAGATCTTTGAGAAGGCACCGTTCGTGTCGCTCGTCTCGGGTTCGGCCTCCTATCGCAACCTGCCAGAGATGCTGGTGCGTCTCGAAGCAGGAGAGAAGCGCATTACCGGACTGGATGATCGCCAGACGGAAGAGACCTTCGACACCGAGTTCACCGCACGCTCCAATCCGCATCGCGGCTACATCACCATCATCGAGGGCTGCGATAAGTTCTGCTCCTATTGCGTCGTGCCTTACACACGCGGTAAGGAGCGGTCACGATCGTCGGAGAGCATTCTGGCTGAAGCGAAGCGCATGGCCGAAGCAGGCTTCACCGATATTCAGCTTCTCGGCCAGAACGTGAACAGTTATCACGATCCGTTGGGCAAGAAGAGTTTTGCCGATGTATTGGCGATGGTAGGTGAGCTATCCGGTGTTCGTCGTGTACGTTTCACCACATCGCACCCGCGGGACTTTACGCCGGACATTGTCCAGGTAATCGATAGCATGCCGACGATTTGCGATCACGTGCATCTGCCGGTGCAGAGTGGTTCGTCGACAGTCTTGAAGGCCATGCAGCGTGAATACACGCGAGATTGGTACCTGGAACGCATCGCGTGGATCAAGGCCGCGAAGCGCGACATCAGCATGACGACAGACATTATCGTCGGTTTCCCAGGCGAGACCGAGGACGACTTTGAGGAGACGATGAGCCTTCTTGACGTCGTTGGCTACGATGGCGTGTTTGCGTTCCAGTATTCGCCGCGGCCAAATACTCCCGCAGTCGGAATGGCGGAAACAGTCTCTGATGAAGTGAAAGCTGCGCGTTTGCAGCGTCTTCTAGAGGCGCAACGCGAGCGTCAGCGTGTGAGCTACGAGCGCCACCTTGGCCAGATCGTTGAAGTGATGGTGGAGGGATATAACCACCAGCGTGGCCAGGTCACGGGGCGGACCTCGCAGAATAAAACACTGAACTTTACGACGACATTACCCATTTTGCCGGCTATTGGCAGCTATGCAAATGTGCGTGTGACTAAAACATTTCCGAACAGCCTGGTGGGCGAGGCAGTGAGCGCCGCATGA
- a CDS encoding bifunctional nuclease family protein → MSDSAQQLRDSIASENTREEIEVRIRGLMMDPVTNMPMVVLKDVNGDDVLPIWVGIFEANAIALEIEKNAPPRPMTHDLMRNLLRSFDVRVTRVVISELKDDTFFAILWMVRDGEVLSMDARPSDALALAMRADCPIYVNRSVMDAAKAGQKGSRDINSDELRRWLEGLGDDDMGQYKM, encoded by the coding sequence ATGAGCGATTCCGCACAACAGCTTCGTGATTCCATCGCTTCCGAGAACACGCGGGAGGAGATCGAAGTCCGTATCCGCGGTCTGATGATGGACCCTGTCACCAACATGCCCATGGTGGTCCTCAAGGATGTCAACGGCGATGACGTGCTGCCGATCTGGGTTGGCATCTTCGAAGCGAATGCGATTGCGCTGGAGATTGAGAAGAACGCTCCGCCGCGGCCGATGACGCACGATCTAATGCGCAATCTGTTGCGCTCGTTTGATGTACGTGTGACGCGCGTTGTGATCTCAGAGTTGAAGGACGACACGTTCTTTGCGATTCTTTGGATGGTACGCGACGGCGAGGTCCTGTCGATGGATGCCCGGCCCTCCGATGCTCTGGCGTTGGCGATGCGCGCGGACTGCCCGATCTATGTCAACCGTTCGGTGATGGACGCGGCAAAGGCAGGCCAAAAGGGAAGCCGCGACATCAACTCGGACGAACTTCGCCGCTGGCTCGAGGGCCTGGGCGATGACGACATGGGACAGTACAAAATGTAG
- a CDS encoding glycosyltransferase family 4 protein — MTNVPPVEIFIPEVEAFGGAERADLALSRWLYEHGIANRFLTYRDSVGLAKYASHPVDVITLNPSGGFRSKLAALKQHFAGVSRQSRLITSGYQPSLHATLVGARGFHCLMHDTPALFSDAAHRSLKAKLRIQLQNFLTARGLRSGGTTIVTSEFLRAECRKDFGIEAQIARMGGLASAEGFHERAYSGTLNLLSVSRVEKNKRIDWMLQSLAALEHEATPLSSRFDWQLRLAGKGSQIDALRKMAESLGIAERVHFLGFVSDDDLQQLIRESHLFLMPALQGFGIPAVEALQSGMPVLLHRESGVSDILLDTPWATVFEGGVEAMTPALRQAMVHAAERHHLGHPLPPINTEDEWAERVAKLCHWV, encoded by the coding sequence ATGACGAACGTGCCGCCGGTAGAAATTTTCATCCCTGAGGTGGAGGCTTTCGGCGGCGCGGAGCGTGCCGATCTTGCACTGTCACGCTGGCTCTATGAGCATGGCATCGCCAATCGTTTTCTTACGTATCGAGATTCCGTCGGTCTTGCAAAGTACGCGTCACATCCGGTGGATGTAATTACCCTGAATCCGAGTGGCGGGTTTCGCAGCAAACTCGCGGCACTCAAACAACACTTCGCGGGTGTTTCAAGACAGTCGCGACTGATCACCTCCGGATATCAGCCCTCGCTTCACGCTACCCTGGTTGGTGCTCGAGGTTTTCATTGCCTCATGCACGATACGCCCGCTCTTTTCAGTGATGCAGCTCATCGCTCACTGAAAGCGAAGCTGCGCATTCAACTTCAGAATTTCCTTACCGCTCGTGGTTTACGCTCTGGTGGCACAACCATCGTCACCAGCGAGTTTCTTCGTGCAGAGTGCCGCAAAGACTTTGGCATCGAAGCACAGATTGCGCGCATGGGAGGGCTGGCTTCCGCAGAGGGGTTTCACGAACGGGCCTACTCTGGAACGCTGAACCTTCTGTCTGTTTCGCGCGTTGAAAAGAACAAACGCATTGACTGGATGTTGCAGTCGCTCGCAGCGCTTGAACATGAAGCAACTCCTCTCTCGTCGCGCTTCGATTGGCAACTCCGGCTTGCAGGCAAAGGGTCACAGATCGACGCGCTGCGAAAGATGGCTGAATCGCTTGGCATCGCAGAGCGAGTCCACTTCCTTGGCTTTGTGTCTGACGACGACTTGCAGCAGCTCATCCGAGAGTCGCATCTGTTTCTCATGCCTGCCTTGCAGGGCTTCGGCATTCCTGCCGTGGAAGCGTTGCAATCCGGCATGCCCGTGCTACTTCATCGCGAAAGCGGCGTAAGCGATATTCTGCTCGATACCCCGTGGGCAACCGTTTTTGAGGGAGGTGTTGAAGCCATGACGCCAGCTCTACGGCAAGCGATGGTGCATGCGGCGGAGAGACACCACCTTGGTCACCCGCTGCCTCCTATCAATACCGAGGACGAATGGGCCGAACGCGTAGCGAAGCTCTGCCACTGGGTTTGA
- the aroA gene encoding 3-phosphoshikimate 1-carboxyvinyltransferase, with protein MSHDGTTEVVRPARTVRGSVRLPGDKSISHRYAMLAGLAKGTSRFANFSTGADPHSSLSCMEALGATVVKHPDGIIEVTGVGGNFLQPTRDLDCGNSGSTMRMLAGLVAGHRGTYRFVGDASLTKRPMQRIKGPLEQMGAQVELTEGHAPMTVHGGKLKAIEFSAPIASAQVKTAVLFAGLGAEGVTTLQEAVRTRDHSEHALRAFGAELERGKDSISIRGGQQLQAIEATVPGDLSSAAFFLCATILFPDAQLVLDDVGMNPSRSTLLDVLASMGLQMKVLNLEEKHGEMIGTIQVNGAPELKGAEIVGDLPALIIDELPVLAAIGPYTSTGVTIRNAKELRVKESDRIALVVQNLRAMGAEVEEFEDGLHVPGNQKLRGGVVDSADDHRIAMAFAIAALRAEGETTIHGAEAAAISFPEFFSLLNQISER; from the coding sequence ATGTCACACGACGGAACCACGGAAGTTGTGCGTCCAGCACGCACCGTCCGCGGCAGTGTTCGACTGCCCGGCGACAAAAGCATTTCGCACCGCTATGCCATGCTGGCCGGATTGGCCAAAGGCACCTCGCGCTTCGCAAACTTCTCCACCGGCGCAGATCCGCATAGCTCGCTGAGCTGCATGGAAGCATTGGGCGCAACGGTTGTAAAGCATCCGGACGGCATCATTGAAGTCACAGGCGTAGGCGGCAATTTTCTACAGCCAACGCGCGATCTTGATTGCGGCAACTCCGGTTCCACCATGCGCATGCTTGCTGGCCTGGTTGCGGGCCATAGAGGAACGTATCGCTTTGTTGGTGACGCATCTCTCACCAAACGCCCTATGCAGCGCATCAAGGGGCCCTTGGAACAGATGGGCGCACAGGTTGAATTGACCGAAGGCCACGCGCCGATGACGGTTCATGGCGGCAAGCTAAAGGCAATTGAGTTCAGCGCACCAATTGCCAGCGCACAGGTAAAGACCGCTGTACTCTTTGCAGGCCTTGGCGCAGAAGGCGTTACGACTTTGCAGGAGGCCGTTCGTACACGCGACCACTCCGAACACGCACTGCGTGCGTTTGGCGCGGAGTTGGAACGCGGTAAGGATTCCATCTCCATTCGCGGTGGACAACAACTTCAGGCCATTGAAGCTACCGTTCCCGGCGATCTTTCTTCGGCAGCGTTCTTCCTGTGTGCAACCATCCTCTTTCCCGATGCGCAGCTTGTTTTGGATGACGTGGGTATGAACCCATCGCGCTCTACCCTGCTGGATGTGCTCGCGTCCATGGGTCTCCAGATGAAGGTCTTGAACCTGGAAGAAAAGCATGGAGAAATGATCGGAACGATTCAGGTGAACGGCGCTCCGGAACTCAAGGGCGCTGAAATCGTCGGCGATCTTCCGGCACTCATCATTGATGAGCTTCCCGTGCTGGCTGCGATCGGACCATATACAAGCACCGGCGTGACGATTCGTAACGCGAAGGAACTTCGCGTCAAGGAATCAGACCGCATCGCGCTCGTGGTGCAGAATCTGCGTGCGATGGGCGCGGAGGTAGAAGAGTTCGAGGATGGTCTGCACGTGCCCGGAAACCAGAAGCTTCGTGGTGGCGTTGTCGACTCTGCCGACGACCATCGTATTGCGATGGCGTTTGCTATTGCTGCGCTGCGGGCCGAAGGCGAAACCACCATTCACGGCGCAGAGGCTGCTGCTATCTCGTTCCCGGAATTCTTTTCGCTGCTCAACCAGATTTCGGAGCGATAG
- a CDS encoding SpoIIE family protein phosphatase, whose protein sequence is MAAHGDKGKREGKPLRVVTRARASDASEVRLQPVDEADTLSNDFEGDYRPSPGAQADDTIRVEIPNQDMVIEPVSPGNPENRIRVHSEHVDFLQRLADALNNTLDLQTLMLRVAELVRAVVDYRIFAILLINDRTQELWMRFQVGHAPEVERMRLKMGQGIVGQAAATRASVLVDDVTHAPHYISANPAVKSELAIPLIIKNRVIGVIDLESEQPAAFTQDQRRLLELVASRMAVAVENARLYTRLSRQAQTLTVLAEISRELTAILDLDTLLERIGTLLKRVVDFQMFTILLWSESRQQFMHRFSTRFGERVQRDRNAEMGKGIFGMAAAERHPILVPDVRKDPRYLGDSTPGNERGSGEVRSMLAVPLVYKEKVTGVIALEHTRVNYYNEDHQRTLTTLAGQIAIAITNARLYERIFEEEQRMERDLQMAREVQMRLLPPPPQPLPHAQFAATFLPARSIGGDVYDFIDYGNGRVAIAVGDVSGKAAPAALYAALVSGILRSVATQHLSPAAMLAELNNQLQERKLDSQYVTMLFAVWNDDERTLSIANAGSVQPMLLSSDGEQMRTRVIEAEGFPLGLFPNAEYEEFTLSTRPGDLLVFFSDGIVDAENRKGEMFGNDRLIEVLDNLHETDAEIAVKTVLDSVSAFQDGHEHFDDETLLVLQVR, encoded by the coding sequence ATGGCCGCACATGGAGACAAGGGAAAACGCGAAGGCAAGCCGCTGCGTGTGGTAACGCGGGCGCGCGCCTCCGACGCATCCGAAGTGCGGCTACAGCCTGTCGATGAAGCCGACACCCTTTCCAACGACTTTGAAGGCGACTATCGTCCCAGTCCTGGTGCTCAGGCGGACGACACGATACGCGTCGAGATACCGAATCAGGACATGGTCATCGAGCCGGTTTCGCCGGGGAATCCTGAAAACCGTATCCGCGTGCATTCCGAGCATGTGGACTTCCTGCAGCGCCTTGCCGACGCGCTGAACAATACGCTGGATCTGCAGACATTAATGCTTCGTGTCGCGGAACTGGTCCGTGCCGTGGTGGACTATCGCATCTTCGCCATCCTGCTTATCAACGACCGCACACAAGAATTATGGATGCGCTTTCAGGTGGGCCACGCTCCAGAAGTGGAGCGCATGCGCCTCAAGATGGGCCAAGGCATCGTGGGTCAGGCGGCGGCGACACGCGCTTCCGTGCTGGTGGACGACGTCACCCATGCGCCGCATTACATCTCGGCAAATCCAGCGGTGAAGAGCGAGCTCGCCATTCCTCTCATCATCAAGAATCGCGTTATCGGCGTGATTGATCTGGAAAGCGAACAACCCGCAGCATTCACACAGGACCAGCGACGTCTGCTGGAACTGGTAGCTTCGCGCATGGCTGTCGCCGTGGAGAATGCGCGGCTGTATACGCGCCTCTCCCGCCAAGCGCAGACATTGACTGTGCTGGCTGAAATCAGCCGTGAACTGACTGCGATCCTTGATCTCGACACGCTGCTGGAACGTATCGGAACGCTGCTGAAACGAGTCGTGGACTTCCAGATGTTCACCATCCTGCTTTGGAGCGAGAGCCGCCAGCAGTTTATGCATCGTTTCTCCACGCGTTTTGGCGAGCGAGTGCAACGTGATCGTAATGCGGAGATGGGCAAAGGCATCTTTGGTATGGCGGCTGCAGAACGCCATCCCATTCTGGTACCAGACGTACGTAAGGACCCACGCTACTTGGGCGACAGCACTCCCGGCAACGAGCGAGGGTCTGGCGAAGTGCGCTCCATGCTTGCCGTGCCGCTGGTCTACAAAGAGAAGGTCACGGGCGTCATTGCGCTGGAGCACACACGCGTGAACTACTACAACGAAGATCACCAGCGCACCCTGACCACACTGGCCGGACAGATCGCGATTGCTATTACCAATGCACGCTTATACGAGCGCATCTTCGAAGAAGAACAGCGCATGGAGCGGGATCTGCAGATGGCTCGCGAAGTGCAAATGCGGCTGCTTCCGCCACCACCGCAACCGCTGCCACATGCTCAGTTCGCGGCAACGTTCCTTCCTGCGCGTTCCATCGGTGGCGATGTCTATGACTTCATCGACTACGGCAATGGCCGTGTTGCCATTGCTGTGGGCGATGTCAGTGGCAAAGCCGCACCTGCGGCACTCTATGCAGCGCTGGTTAGCGGCATTCTGCGCTCTGTGGCCACACAACATCTTTCCCCTGCAGCCATGTTGGCAGAACTGAACAATCAGTTGCAGGAACGCAAGCTGGACTCGCAATACGTCACCATGCTTTTCGCCGTCTGGAATGACGATGAGCGCACGCTCAGCATTGCCAACGCAGGATCTGTACAACCGATGCTGCTCTCCTCTGATGGCGAGCAGATGCGCACACGCGTGATCGAGGCCGAAGGATTCCCTCTTGGTCTCTTCCCCAACGCTGAGTATGAAGAGTTCACCCTCAGTACTCGTCCCGGAGATCTGCTCGTCTTCTTCTCCGACGGCATTGTCGACGCTGAAAACCGCAAGGGAGAGATGTTTGGCAATGATCGTCTGATCGAAGTGCTGGACAATCTGCATGAAACGGATGCAGAAATCGCGGTGAAAACGGTCCTGGACAGTGTCTCCGCATTTCAGGACGGGCACGAGCATTTTGACGACGAAACCCTGCTAGTGCTCCAGGTTCGCTGA
- the deoC gene encoding deoxyribose-phosphate aldolase — MESTYTPEGFYEHAISSPRSLAATLDHTLLKADATRAQVLQICEEAAQYRFACAMVNPFWVSTAAAALAGTGVPVGVVIGFPLGASLAESKVDEAKRVIALGAHDVDMVLNIGALKGGEYDTVANDIRGVVDAAHERGAIVKVILETALLNFEEKLRASEIAVNAGADFIKTSTGFSTGGATVDDIAQMRSVAGLRSGVKASGGIRSLADAKAMLKAGANRIGASASVRIVQELTGTAKGDSGGSGY; from the coding sequence ATGGAATCGACATACACGCCCGAAGGTTTTTACGAGCACGCAATCAGCAGTCCGCGTAGTCTTGCCGCCACGCTGGATCACACCCTGTTGAAGGCTGACGCCACGCGCGCACAGGTATTGCAGATCTGCGAGGAAGCGGCACAGTATCGCTTTGCCTGCGCTATGGTCAATCCGTTCTGGGTCTCTACTGCTGCTGCGGCGCTTGCTGGTACCGGTGTGCCTGTCGGCGTCGTCATCGGATTTCCGCTCGGTGCATCCCTGGCCGAATCGAAAGTGGACGAGGCAAAACGAGTCATTGCACTCGGCGCTCACGATGTCGACATGGTCCTGAATATCGGCGCTCTCAAAGGCGGCGAATACGACACCGTGGCGAATGACATTCGTGGCGTGGTCGACGCGGCTCATGAGCGCGGCGCGATTGTGAAGGTCATTCTGGAAACAGCCCTGCTGAATTTTGAAGAGAAGCTGCGGGCCAGTGAAATCGCCGTGAACGCGGGAGCGGACTTCATCAAAACCAGCACCGGCTTCTCCACTGGAGGCGCCACCGTGGACGACATTGCACAGATGCGCAGCGTTGCAGGGCTGCGTTCCGGCGTGAAGGCATCGGGCGGCATTCGTTCCCTGGCCGATGCGAAGGCAATGTTGAAAGCAGGAGCAAACCGCATCGGTGCAAGCGCGAGTGTGCGCATTGTGCAGGAGCTGACCGGAACGGCCAAGGGTGACTCCGGCGGTTCCGGCTATTAA